The genomic stretch TAAAGGAACGTTTTTTATGCTTGGACCTAATATGAAACGTTTCCCTGAAGCAACGAAAGCAATTGTAGAAGGAGGCCATGAGCCTGCTTTACATGGAGTAAGTCATGATGCTCATCAAATCTATCAATCTAAAGATACGGTTGTTGAGGAGATGAAAGAAGCACAGAATGATCTTTATCATTTAACAGGCGTGCGCACAAACCTTATTCGTACTCCTTATGGAAGCGTTCCGTATATGAAGCCGGAATATTTAGAAGCTGTGCACCAAAATGGATTTGAACTGTGGGATTGGAATATTGATAGTCTAGATTGGAAATATAAAGATGCTCGTTATGTGAACGGAGTTATTCAGGATATTGAAACGAAATCTTTTAAGGAACCAGTAATTCTCCTCCATGACAAACAAACAACGGCTCAACATTTGAATGACCTATTAGACTACTTAAGTGCTCATGGCTATAAAATGAAGCCACTTGACGATACGCTACCAGTTGTTCATTTTTAAAAGATGGTGTTATTGTGAAGGCTTTTCCTTTTTAGGACAAGCCTTTTGTTTTTTGTGGAAGATGAATTAGATTTTAAAATTTGTTATGATAGCAAAGGCAACTTATGAAAGTAATATGAGAATTTACATTGCAGATTAGAGGAGTTATATGATGAAAAGCGTTTTGCTGCTTTTAGTTCTTCTATTAACAGTTTTATTAGGTGGATGTGGTCTAAATTTGGAACCACCAAGCTCGTTAATGAAAAGCCCAAAAGTGGAAAAAAACGAGCAAGCATTAAAAGAACAAATAAAGAAAGATTCTTTATATCGGACACGGCCCTTTTTACTTACTCCAAAACATTCCGAGGAGAAACGCTCTATTTATATCGAAGATTTTGATGGAGACGGGGAGAAAAATGAAGCAGTTTTCTTCTACAAGAATGAAAAAAAACCTTTTGAAATCAAGATGGTTTTCTATCAAAAGAAGGAGCAGTGGAAAAAGGTTGTAACCAAAACAATTCAAAATTATGGGGAGATTACAGATCTGTCTCCTATTCAAGTAAAAGGACAGAAAGCAATGCTTTTAGCTGCTGGATTTGGATATGAGGGTATAAGCGAGAAAAAAATGCACATCTATAGATTTTCTGATTCAAAAATAGAGGATGTTTTTCAAACCTCTTATACGCGCACTATTGCAGCAGATCTCGATGGAGATGGGAGCAGTGAAATTATAACGCTTAGCCTCCAGAAGGGGAAAGAGTTTACAGCTCGCCTTTTTAAAGCAGACAATGGGGATTTTATAGAGCAGTCCTCTCTTAAACTTGATTCATCTATTAATGGCATTGAGCAAATGAAAGCTGGTTATTATACAAAAGGGAAAAAAGGGGTTTTCATTGATGTTGGAGTTGGGGCCCATTCTGCTTCAACATATGTTCTTGGATATGAGGAAGGCAAGCTTATTATGAAGCTTGATGCAAAGAATGAAGATGTCATCAAGTCTATGATTGTTTATAGCGAGGATGTTAATGAAAATGGAATCATTGAAATAGGGAAGACAGTTGTGCCAAAAGGATGGGAAGAAGAGCCTTTTGTATCACTACCGTGGTTTGTATATTACTATGAATTAAAAGAAGATGGCTCGTTAAAAGAAGTTGCGGAACATTATCCAAACTATGAACAGGGGTACGAGCTTACATTTCCAAAAGAGTGGTTCGGCCTTGTTACAATCGCTCGTTCTACAAATGAACACAAGCTTACGATTGAGCGAGTTAAAGACGGTAAAAATCTTTTCACTCTCTATCGTTTTACAAATAAAGAGTGGGAAAGCCAAAGCAAGAGCTATATTGAAATTGAAAATACATTAAAGCATGTCTATGCAATGAAAGCAGAAGAAGAAAGAAAGTATGGTTCTCTCTTTCATCTTTTATCAGAAAATATTAGAGACTAAGTAAGGTGACAAAGCTATGGGGAAAATTTTAGTATTAGAAGACGAGAGTGCAATTCGCAGTTTTATTGTTTTAAATTTAAAAAAAGCGGGTTATGAAGTTACGGAAGCTCATACTGGAGAACAAGCGCTAGAACTTATGGAAAGCTCTTCTTTTGATATTGCTTTATTAGACGTGATGTTACCCGGAATTGATGGGTTTTCCGTATGCGAGCGAATTCGTCAAAAAAATGAGCTTGTGGGAATTATTATGCTTACAGCTCGAACGCAGGACGAAGATAAAGTAGAAGGATTAACAATTGGAGCAGACGATTATATTACAAAACCGTTTAGTCCAAGCGAGCTAACGGCGAGAATTCACTCTCTTTTGCGAAGACTTGGTCGCATTCAAAAACGAGATCAAGACATTGTAAAGTCAGGGCCGTTTGAACTTTACCTTGTTAATGAGATGTTGAAAAAAAGAGGAGAAGAAATTGATTTAACGCCAACGGAATTTTGTTTGATGCAGGAATTTATGAGCGCCCCAAAGGAATTATTTTCACGTCATGAGCTGTTGGATCGCGTATGGGGAGAGGAGTACATAGGAGATCCTAAAGTGGTTGATGTTAATATTAGAAGATTGAGACGAAAAATTGAAGATAATCCTTCACGTCCTACTTATATTGAAACAGTTTGGGGAAGAGGATATTACTGGAAAGGCGAGGGAGAATGAGGCGGCGAATTCTTCTCTATTTCATGTCGGTTATTCTTCTCATTGTAATCCTTTTTCAAGCTATCTTTACTTTTGCTATTTATCATTATTATTATGGAAACATTGAAGAAACAATCCGTCAGCATGCTCAAACAAGCCGTTCTTTTTTTGATCAGTATCATCCTCTCTATACATTCGACTTAAAAGAGTATAGCAGTGAAATTATTCATTCATTTCAGATGCCTGGTACAAACCTTCTTCTTTTGAACAGCAGAGGAGAAGTTGTTCAGTCTTCATCTGGATTGGCAGTAGAGAAGAAAGTTAACATTCCGACTTTTTTAAAAGAAGGGGGCACTTTAAAAGATATTGTCTATTCTCCACTAGGCGAGAAAGTCATGACCTTTTATCAACCGCTCTTTCATCAAGATCAAGTGATTGGCTATCTTTGTTACGAAACTTCGTTAACAGATATTGATAAAATAATTTTACGTTTTACAGTCATAACGCTTGTTCTTAATTTAATTATTGCATCCGCAGCTTTTATCTTAAGCTGGAGGTTATCAAATTCTTTTTTAAAACCTATTCAGCATATCATTTCTATTTCCTCGAAAATGGCAAAAGGTCAATTCCAAAACCGTATCGAGACAAAAAGTCCGGACGAACTTGGCCATCTTGCCCTAACTTTAAATTATATGGCAGATGAAATTCAAGAAAATGAGCGTTTGAAGAATGAGTTTATATCTTCGATTTCTCATGAGTTAAGAACCCCGCTTACAGGAATTAAAGGATGGGCTGAAACGTTGAAAGATCCCGACTATCTTTCTAAGGAAGAAATTGCGCAAGGTATGGGAATTATCTCTTCTGAAACGGACCGGCTCATTCATCTTGTAGAAGATTTGTTAGACTTTTCACGGTTGCAAGCTAATCGAATTACGCTCTTGAAACATACGTTTGACCTTAATGAGCTTTTAGAGGAAATTGTGTTTCACTGGAAGATAAAAGCACAGGAAAAACAAATCTCACTAACTTATAGCGGTGATTGTGCTGTATTTTGGGGAGACGAAAATCGATTAAAGCAAGTGTTCTTAAATATTATTGATAATGCAGTGAAGTATACGGGAACAAAGGGAGAGGTAAAAGTTTCCCTGCAAAGATTTAAAAAAGCGGTAAGTGTGAAAATTTGTGATAATGGACAAGGCATTCCCGAAGAACATATCCCACATATCTCAAAAACTTTTTATCAAGCAGATATGAAGCATAACGGTGCTGGGATTGGTTTGGCTATCGCCTACAATATTGTGGCTCTTCACGGTGGGAAAATTGATGTGAATAGCGAAGAAGGAATTGGAACAGAAGTAGTTGTTATTCTACCCTTTTTAGAAGCTTAAAAGCTCTCTTTATGTGAGAGCTTTTTTGTATGAAAAAATTTGTCGTGCAAAAAAGTTTGAACGAGGCTTTTCTTTTAAGGTATCTTATAGAAAAGGCGAGAGGTGAGCGCAGTGGTGTATATGAGAGAAATTACAAAAAAAGATTTAAAGAAAATCGTCAACTGGGCTTCTAGTGAAGAAGAGCTAATGACATGGGCAGGCTCTAGTTTTTCTTATCCTTTAAAAATAGAAGAATTAAAAGCGTACATAAAGGGAGCAAATGGGGTAGGAAGTGATCGATATATTTTTGTCCTTGTTCAAGAGAATGACGTTGTAGGACACATTAGCCTTGCTCACATTGATTATCAAAACCGTTCAGGACGAATTGGAAGGGTTGTTGTTGAAGAAAATAGCCGTGGAAAAGGTTATGGAACATTGATGATGAAGCATATGCTACAGATTGGGTTCGAAGAGCTGAACTTAAATCGTATCAGTCTTGGAGTATATGATTTCAATGTATCAGCCTATAAAACATATGAAAAACTTGGCTTTGTTCAAGAAGGAATTCTACGCGAGAAGCTCAAAACAACAAACGGATATTGGAACAGTATTGAAATGAGTATGTTAAGTAAAGAATGGAAGCAACACAACGGTTTAATAAAAAAGTAAAAAGGGAAAGATAACGAGAAGTAATGGTACCTTAAACTGTTGGTTGGAGGAATGAAAAGATGAATTCTAATTATGAGCATATCCTAGAGCCGTTTACGTTTAAAAGCGGTGTAGAATTAAAAAATAGAGTAATGCTTGCCCCAATGACGAACTATGCTTCTGATGATGAAACAGGAGAAGTGACAGAAGAAGAACTTGCTTATTACAGTAAGCGAACTGGAGGGGTGGGAGCTATTATTACAGCTTGCGCTTACGTAACGAGAGACGGGAAAGGCTTTAAAGGAGAAATCGGATCCCACCAAGATAATCTTGTACCAAGCTTACAAAAGTTAGCAAATACGATTCAACATCGAGGCACAAAAGCTATTTTGCAAATTTTTCATGGGGGACGCATGTGCCCACCGGAGCTACTAGAAGATGGAATTCCTATTAGTGCAAGTG from Priestia filamentosa encodes the following:
- a CDS encoding response regulator transcription factor encodes the protein MGKILVLEDESAIRSFIVLNLKKAGYEVTEAHTGEQALELMESSSFDIALLDVMLPGIDGFSVCERIRQKNELVGIIMLTARTQDEDKVEGLTIGADDYITKPFSPSELTARIHSLLRRLGRIQKRDQDIVKSGPFELYLVNEMLKKRGEEIDLTPTEFCLMQEFMSAPKELFSRHELLDRVWGEEYIGDPKVVDVNIRRLRRKIEDNPSRPTYIETVWGRGYYWKGEGE
- a CDS encoding GNAT family N-acetyltransferase; amino-acid sequence: MREITKKDLKKIVNWASSEEELMTWAGSSFSYPLKIEELKAYIKGANGVGSDRYIFVLVQENDVVGHISLAHIDYQNRSGRIGRVVVEENSRGKGYGTLMMKHMLQIGFEELNLNRISLGVYDFNVSAYKTYEKLGFVQEGILREKLKTTNGYWNSIEMSMLSKEWKQHNGLIKK
- a CDS encoding sensor histidine kinase → MRRRILLYFMSVILLIVILFQAIFTFAIYHYYYGNIEETIRQHAQTSRSFFDQYHPLYTFDLKEYSSEIIHSFQMPGTNLLLLNSRGEVVQSSSGLAVEKKVNIPTFLKEGGTLKDIVYSPLGEKVMTFYQPLFHQDQVIGYLCYETSLTDIDKIILRFTVITLVLNLIIASAAFILSWRLSNSFLKPIQHIISISSKMAKGQFQNRIETKSPDELGHLALTLNYMADEIQENERLKNEFISSISHELRTPLTGIKGWAETLKDPDYLSKEEIAQGMGIISSETDRLIHLVEDLLDFSRLQANRITLLKHTFDLNELLEEIVFHWKIKAQEKQISLTYSGDCAVFWGDENRLKQVFLNIIDNAVKYTGTKGEVKVSLQRFKKAVSVKICDNGQGIPEEHIPHISKTFYQADMKHNGAGIGLAIAYNIVALHGGKIDVNSEEGIGTEVVVILPFLEA